A stretch of DNA from Roseovarius sp. M141:
GCACGATGCCGGTCTCGCTGGATTTGATGTCGATCTTGTCGCTCATGCCATTACCGCCTTTGTTGATTGGCGCGCGCGCAGGTTGCGCGCCAGAAGGTCCATTGCCGCCATGCGCACGGCCACGCCCATTTCCACCTGCTGCTGGATCACGCTGCGGCGCAGGTCGTCCGCCAGCTCGCCGTCGATCTCGACGCCGCGATTCATCGGGCCGGGATGCATGACGATGGCGTCGGGCGCCGCATGGGCCAGTTTTTCGGCGTCCAGCCCGTAGCGGTGATAATACTCACGCTCGGACGGGATAAAACCGCCGTCCATCCGCTCGCGCTGAAGGCGCAGCATCATCACGACGTCGACGCCCTCCAGCCCCTTTTTCATATCGTCATAGACCTCGACACCGAAGTCGCCGATGCCGGCGGGCATCAATGTGGGCGGGCCGATCAGGCGGATGCGGTTCTCCATCTTGCCCAGCAGGATGATGTTGCTGCGCGCCACGCGGCTGTGGGCGATATCGCCGCAGATCGCGATGTTCAGCCGGTGCAGCCGCCCCTTGGCGCGCCGGATCGTCAGCGCGTCCAGCAGCGCCTGCGTGGGGTGTTCGTGTCGTCCGTCGCCCGCGTTCAGCACGGCGCAGTTCACCTTCTGCGCCAGCAGGTCCACCGCGCCCGAATGGGGGTGGCGCACGACCAGCAGATCGGGGTGCATCGCGTTCAGCGTCATGGCGGTATCAATCAGGGTTTCGCCCTTCTTGATGGAGCTGGCCTGCATCGCCATCGACATGACATCAGCGCCCAGCCGCTTGCCCGCCAGTTCAAAGCTGGCCTGCGTGCGGGTGGAGTTTTCAAAGAACATGTTGATCTGGGTGAGGCCCGCCAGCGCATCGCCATGCTTGGCCGCGCTGCGGCCCCGGTCGGCGTATTGGTCCGCCAGATCGAGGATCGTGGTTATGTCACGGGGGGCCAGAGGCTCGATCCCCAGAAGGTGGGTGTGGTCGAAGGACAAGGGCATGGCTCCGGTTTGGCAGGTGGGGGCGTTATCGCATGCAGCGGGGTTGCGTTCAATCGGCAAGCCGATGTGCAGAGCAGAGGCGCGAGATGAGTATTTGAAGAACATTGAACGATGCCGGGCGCATTGCCTGCTTTCGCCCGGCGTGGCGGCGGAGTAGTTTGAGCGCATGGATTCGGCATTGGATTTTCATAGCTTGCGGGCGCTGCTGGAGTGGCAGGTCGAACTGGGCGCCGATGAGGCGATCGGAGACGTGCCTGTCAACCGCTATGAGGTACAGGCGAAGGCGCCGCAGGTGGTGGCGCTGACGGGTGGGCCTGCCGCTAAGGTGGCGCCGGTGGCTGCCACGGGCGGGGGCGCTGTTGCGGCAGCGCGCAAGGCGGCAGAGGGCGCAGGCGATCTGGAGGAGTTGCGCGCCGCGCTGGCAGCCTATGAGCATTGCGACCTGAAGCGCGGGGCGCGCAATCTGGTGTTTTCGGATGGTGTGCCCGGCGCACGCGTGATGATCATCGGCGAGGCACCGGGTCGCGAGGAGGATCGCGCCGGGCGCCCCTTTGTCGGGCGGGCCGGGCAGTTTCTGGACCGGATGCTGGGCGCCATTGGCCTGAGCCGCGCCGAAAACGTCTATATCACCAACGTCATGCCGTGGCGCCCGCCGCAGAACGCGGACCCCAAGCCGGACGAGATCGAGATGATGCGTCCCTTTGTGGAGCGGCATGTGGCATTGGCAAAGCCCGATATACTGATCCTGATGGGCAACACGTCCTGCCAAACCGTGCTGGGCAAGCAGGGTATCACGCGGCTGCGCGGCCAGTGGGATGAGGCGTGGGGCACGCCTGCGATGCCCATGCTGCACCCGGCCTATCTGCTGCGCATGCCCGGTGCCAAGCGCGCGGCCTGGGCGGATCTGCTGGCGGTTCAGGCACGGTTGCACGAGGGCGGGGCATGATGGATCCGTGGGTTCTGCTGGCCTTCGTGCCTGCCGCGCTGGCGCTGAACCTGACGCCGGGGGCGGACATGATGTTCTGCCTTGGACAGGGCCTGCGCGGCGGCCCGCGCGAGGCGATGGCGGCGAGCGCCGGTATTTCGCTGGGATCGCTGGTGCATGTGACGCTGGCCGCACTGGGCCTTGGCGCGCTGGTGGCGGCGGTCCCGTGGCTCTTTGACGTCATTCGATGGATCGGCGTGGCCTATCTGATGTGGCTGGCGCAGGGCGCCTTGCGTGCCGGGCCGATGCGCGCCAAGGGGCGCCCGATGTCTGCGGGCCGCGCGTTCCGCGAGGGTCTGGTGGTGAACCTGACCAACCCCAAGGTGATCTTCTTCGTGCTGGCCTTCCTGCCGCAGTTCGTCGACCCTGCGCGCGCCTTGCTGCCGCAGTTCATGGTGTTCGGCGCCATTCTGGGATTTGGCGGGCTGGTCATAAACGGCGCCGTGGGCGTCTTTGCCGGCAGCCTCGGCCGCCTTGTTGCCGGGTCCGAGCGGTTCAATCGCGGGCTCGGGATCGCCTCGGCGGGGATATTCACTGCGCTGGCCCTGCGGCTGGCCATTCTGGAAAGGGCCTGACCCATGAGCCGTATTGATGAGAGCCGCGAGTTTATCCCAGTGCGCATTGCCGTGCTGACCGTCAGCGACACGCGGCAGGCCAGCGACGACCGGTCCGGTGATACGCTGGTGCAGCGGATCGAGGGGGCGGGGCATATCCTGTCGGCCCGCACTATCGTGCGGGACGAACGCGCGGAGATTGCGGCGCAGCTGCGCGCGTGGTGCGCGGATGATGCGATTGATGCGATCATCTCGACCGGGGGAACCGGCCTGACGGGCCGCGATGTGACCGTCGAGGCGCATCGCGAAGTCTATGAAAAGGAAATCGTCGCCTTCGGCACCGTCTTTACCCATGTCAGCATGGCCAAGATCGGCACCAGCGCGGTGCAGAGCCGGGCAACGGCGGGCGTCGCCATGGGCACCTATCTGTTCGCGCTGCCCGGCAGCCCCGGTGCCTGCAAGGACGCCTGGGACGAAATCCTGGCGCTGCAACTGGACTACCGTCACCGGCCCTGCAACTTTGTCGAGATCATGCCGCGTCTGGACGAGCATCAGCGCCGCAAGTGACGCGCTTGGTATTTCGGTTTGAAGGCCTATGTTAGGCCGTTGCCGCCTGCGCCGTCCGAGCGAGGACCATCCACCATCGCCCCCCGGTGCTGATCATCTACGGCGAGGTTCGCATCCCGCCAAGGGCTGCGGGGAGTCCGGCTGCGTTGGTGCTCTATGCCGGTGTTGGTGGCGCGCCTGATCAGCCTGCCGGGCAGCCTTTGATATCCACCGCCTGCCGCGCGCCTACGATGGTCAGCCGTAGTTTTGACCGATCCAGCGCAAAGGCCCGCCCGCCGGAATGGGCCAGCCGCGTCTCGGCGATCAGGCGGTCGCCCTGACGGCTGAGTTTAGGCTGCGCAATCCACAGATTCGGATCACCCGCCTCGATGACCGCCGATTCGGGTCCGCCGGTGGGCGGCAGGGTCAGCTCGGCGCGCAGGTTCAACTGGCCGTCCTTGCCGGGGGAAACGGTGCAACTGACAGCGTGCACGCCAGCCTCGGACGCGGTCAGGGGACGGTCGGCCAGCGCGGCGGCAATGCGTCCGTCGCGCGGCGCGCCTTTTGCGGGCAGATCGGCGCTGAGGCTCAGCGTCAGGGGCATGCACACATCGCGGCACACGCCCAGATCTACCGTACCGCTGAGCGTGACGCCCTTGTCGGCGTTCTGTGCCAGCACATGCAGCGGCAGCACCAGAATGTCGTGATAGCCGATGGTTACATCATCGCCCTGCTGGATACGCCGGGGCGTGGGCCAGCGGATATCGACACCGGCAAGGTTTTGCGATCCGCGCCAGTCGAAACGCGGCGGAATGCCCAGATCGCCCGGCGCGCGCCAGTACGTCTTCCACCCCGGTGCAAGGCGCAGTTCGACCGCGGCCATATGCGTACCGTCGGCCATGCGCCAGCCCGGCAGCACCCGTGCGGAGGTGACAGCGTCCATGGTCTGCGCGGCGGCGGGCAAACCGGCGCCAAGGCCCAGAGCGGCGATGAGGGGCAGGAGAATATGTTTCATACCCTTCGACATGCCCCTTGGCGCGGTAAAAGCCAACTCACATTCCGGTCAACGCGCGGCAATAGCGCCCCTTGCCTTGTCCGGCGGCAGCACCCATTCTGTAGGGTATGAAGACGCCACCAGATACCGCCTCGCCTATGATGATGGACCTGACGGGCCGCATCCTGATCGCCATGCCGGGAATGGAGGATCCGCGATTCGGCCAATCCATCGTCTATGTCTGCGCCCATTCGCCTGAGGGCGCGATGGGACTGGTCCTGAACAAGCTGGCCGACGATCTGAAGCTGAGCGATCTGCTGGAGCAGCTGGATATCGAGGCCGCCCCCGGCGCGCGCCAGATGCCCATCCATTTTGGCGGCCCGGTCGAGCATGGGCGCGGTTTCGTCCTGCACGAGGCCGGATACCGGTCGTCCATATCGACGCTGGAGGTGGACGGACAGTTTTCCATGACCGCGACGCTGGATATTCTGGAGGATATGGCCGCAGGTGAGGGGCCGGGCCACGCGCTGGTCGCGCTGGGCTATGCCGGCTGGGGTGCGGGCCAGATGGAGGACGAGATCGGGCAGAATGGCTGGCTGATCTGCGACGCCAGCACAGAGCTGATATTTCGCACGCCCAATGCTGCCAAATGGAGCGCCGCGCTGGCGGCGCTGGGGATCGACCCGCTGGCATTGTCGTCCGAGGCCGGTACGGCCTGACAGGGCAGTTTCGCCTTCGGCGAGAGTATTTTCAGAACATTGAAAGAGCCGGGCTTATCTCGGCGCGGCGGCGCGGCGCAGGCGGTCGTTTATGGCGCGCCCGAGGCCGTGGTCGGGAATCGGGGCAACTGCAATGGTGCGCGCGGTGCGGTCCATCTGGTGCAGGTGATCGAAAAGATTCGCTGCGGCCTCGGTCAGATCGCCAGTGGGCGACAGGTTCAGCGCGGCGCCATGTGTGGGTCCAAAGCCAAGCAGCACCTCATCCGGGCCTGCGCTGTCGGCGTTGAGCCGCATCGTGGCGTTGGGCGCGTAATGCGAGCCAAGCTGGCCCGGCGCGGTGATTGGGTCGCCATCGGTGTGCCGGGCCAGCGGGGCGCCGATGGCGGCCTCGATCGCCTCGGTGGGCAGGCCGCCGGGGCGCAGCAGGGTGGGGGCGCCTGTGAGGCCGATGATGGTGGATTCCACGCCGACCCCGCAGGCCCCTCCATCCAGGATTGCGGCGATGCGTCCGCCAAGGCCGCTGGCGACATGCGGGGGTCGTGTCGGGCTGATCTGTCCTGATGGATTGGCCGACGGCGCGGCCAGCGGGCCGCCGAACGCACGCAGCAGCGCCAGTGCGGTGGGGTGGGCCGGGACGCGCAGCGCGACGCTGTCCTGTCCAGCGGTGACGAGGGTCGAGAGGCCCGCATCCGCGCGCAGGGGCAGGACCAGTGTCAGCGGGCCGGGCCAGTGGATCTGTGCCAGCGTTTGGGCCATATCCGACCACACACCGTATAGCCGCGCCGTCGCGATATCCGGAACATGAACGATGAGGGGATTGAAGCTGGGGCGGCCCTTGGCCTCGAAAATGCGGGCCACCGCCATGCCGCAGCGCGCGTCGCCGGCAAGGCCGTAGACTGTTTCGGTCGGGATGGCGACCAGATCGCCGTTTGCCAGCGCTGATACTGCGTCGCTGATGCCGGCCTCATCGACGGAGAGCATGCGGGTGTGCACTTGCGTTGGAATCCTTGGGGCAATGCGGTTAGGGAGGATGCGCGCCCTGCTTAGCGCGCAGGGCTGCAATTGCCAAGAAGGAGGCTGGATATGGGGCCAGTGACGACAGGCGTAGAGCCGAGCGGCATCCGCTATCCTTGGGCGGCACCGCCCGAGATAGGCGGGGCGACGCAAATCGCGCCCGGCGTTCTGTGGATCCGGCTGCCGCTGCCGATGGCGCTGGATCATGTCAACATCTATGCGCTGGAGGATGCGGAGGGCTGGACCATCGTTGATACCGGCATCCGGTCGCGCCGGGGAATTGCCCTGTGGGAGGGGCTGCTGACCGGGCCGCTGGCCGGGCGCCCGGTGCGGCGGGTCATCCTGACGCATCATCATCCCGATCATATCGGCATGGCGGGCTGGCTGATGGAGCGCTGCGGGGCAGAGCTGCTGACCACCCGCACCGCGTGGCTGATGGCGCGCATGCTGATCATGGACGAGGAGGCGCGGCCCACGCTGCAAGCGCTGGAGCATTGGCGCCGGGCCGGCATGGACCCCGAGATATATGCGGCGCGGCAGGGTGCGCGGCCTTACAATTTCGCGGATGTCTGCGCGCCCTTGCCGGTGGGATACACGAGGTTGCAGGAGGGTGGCACGGTCAAAGCCGCCGGGCGCGTCTGGGACGTGCGCGTCGGCGGTGGGCATGCGCCCGAGCATCTGACGCTGTGGAGCCGGGACTGCAATCTGGTGATCGCCGGGGATCAGATCCTGCCCTCGATCAGCCCCAATATCGGCGTTTACGCGACCGAGCCGGAGGCCGATCCGCTGGCGGACTGGCTGGAGGCCTGCGACCGGCTGGCTACCCATGCGCGCGAGGATCATCTGGTGCTGGGGGGGCACAAGCTGCCCTTTACCGGTCTGCCCCTGCGGATGCGCCAGCTGATCGAGAACCACCACGGCGCGCTGCGGCGGCTGGAGGCGCATCTGACGCACCCGTATACGGCAGCGGAATGCTTTGTGCCGCTGTTCAAGCGCCGGATCGACGCGGGCACGTATGGTCTGGCATTGGTCGAGGCGGTTGCACATCTCAATCACTTGCATAAGCTGGGCCGGGTGACGCGCCGCCCGCGCGAGGATGGCGCGTGGCTATGGCAAGCAGTGGGAGCCGAACCATGAGCGACGAGATCAGGACAACCGCCGAGGCCGCCGAAGCGGACGCGCT
This window harbors:
- a CDS encoding aspartate carbamoyltransferase catalytic subunit, translated to MSFDHTHLLGIEPLAPRDITTILDLADQYADRGRSAAKHGDALAGLTQINMFFENSTRTQASFELAGKRLGADVMSMAMQASSIKKGETLIDTAMTLNAMHPDLLVVRHPHSGAVDLLAQKVNCAVLNAGDGRHEHPTQALLDALTIRRAKGRLHRLNIAICGDIAHSRVARSNIILLGKMENRIRLIGPPTLMPAGIGDFGVEVYDDMKKGLEGVDVVMMLRLQRERMDGGFIPSEREYYHRYGLDAEKLAHAAPDAIVMHPGPMNRGVEIDGELADDLRRSVIQQQVEMGVAVRMAAMDLLARNLRARQSTKAVMA
- a CDS encoding uracil-DNA glycosylase family protein; this encodes MDSALDFHSLRALLEWQVELGADEAIGDVPVNRYEVQAKAPQVVALTGGPAAKVAPVAATGGGAVAAARKAAEGAGDLEELRAALAAYEHCDLKRGARNLVFSDGVPGARVMIIGEAPGREEDRAGRPFVGRAGQFLDRMLGAIGLSRAENVYITNVMPWRPPQNADPKPDEIEMMRPFVERHVALAKPDILILMGNTSCQTVLGKQGITRLRGQWDEAWGTPAMPMLHPAYLLRMPGAKRAAWADLLAVQARLHEGGA
- a CDS encoding LysE family translocator; this translates as MMDPWVLLAFVPAALALNLTPGADMMFCLGQGLRGGPREAMAASAGISLGSLVHVTLAALGLGALVAAVPWLFDVIRWIGVAYLMWLAQGALRAGPMRAKGRPMSAGRAFREGLVVNLTNPKVIFFVLAFLPQFVDPARALLPQFMVFGAILGFGGLVINGAVGVFAGSLGRLVAGSERFNRGLGIASAGIFTALALRLAILERA
- the moaB gene encoding molybdenum cofactor biosynthesis protein B, with amino-acid sequence MSRIDESREFIPVRIAVLTVSDTRQASDDRSGDTLVQRIEGAGHILSARTIVRDERAEIAAQLRAWCADDAIDAIISTGGTGLTGRDVTVEAHREVYEKEIVAFGTVFTHVSMAKIGTSAVQSRATAGVAMGTYLFALPGSPGACKDAWDEILALQLDYRHRPCNFVEIMPRLDEHQRRK
- a CDS encoding protein-disulfide reductase DsbD domain-containing protein, which produces MKHILLPLIAALGLGAGLPAAAQTMDAVTSARVLPGWRMADGTHMAAVELRLAPGWKTYWRAPGDLGIPPRFDWRGSQNLAGVDIRWPTPRRIQQGDDVTIGYHDILVLPLHVLAQNADKGVTLSGTVDLGVCRDVCMPLTLSLSADLPAKGAPRDGRIAAALADRPLTASEAGVHAVSCTVSPGKDGQLNLRAELTLPPTGGPESAVIEAGDPNLWIAQPKLSRQGDRLIAETRLAHSGGRAFALDRSKLRLTIVGARQAVDIKGCPAG
- a CDS encoding YqgE/AlgH family protein codes for the protein MKTPPDTASPMMMDLTGRILIAMPGMEDPRFGQSIVYVCAHSPEGAMGLVLNKLADDLKLSDLLEQLDIEAAPGARQMPIHFGGPVEHGRGFVLHEAGYRSSISTLEVDGQFSMTATLDILEDMAAGEGPGHALVALGYAGWGAGQMEDEIGQNGWLICDASTELIFRTPNAAKWSAALAALGIDPLALSSEAGTA
- a CDS encoding L-threonylcarbamoyladenylate synthase, with protein sequence MLSVDEAGISDAVSALANGDLVAIPTETVYGLAGDARCGMAVARIFEAKGRPSFNPLIVHVPDIATARLYGVWSDMAQTLAQIHWPGPLTLVLPLRADAGLSTLVTAGQDSVALRVPAHPTALALLRAFGGPLAAPSANPSGQISPTRPPHVASGLGGRIAAILDGGACGVGVESTIIGLTGAPTLLRPGGLPTEAIEAAIGAPLARHTDGDPITAPGQLGSHYAPNATMRLNADSAGPDEVLLGFGPTHGAALNLSPTGDLTEAAANLFDHLHQMDRTARTIAVAPIPDHGLGRAINDRLRRAAAPR
- a CDS encoding MBL fold metallo-hydrolase; the encoded protein is MGPVTTGVEPSGIRYPWAAPPEIGGATQIAPGVLWIRLPLPMALDHVNIYALEDAEGWTIVDTGIRSRRGIALWEGLLTGPLAGRPVRRVILTHHHPDHIGMAGWLMERCGAELLTTRTAWLMARMLIMDEEARPTLQALEHWRRAGMDPEIYAARQGARPYNFADVCAPLPVGYTRLQEGGTVKAAGRVWDVRVGGGHAPEHLTLWSRDCNLVIAGDQILPSISPNIGVYATEPEADPLADWLEACDRLATHAREDHLVLGGHKLPFTGLPLRMRQLIENHHGALRRLEAHLTHPYTAAECFVPLFKRRIDAGTYGLALVEAVAHLNHLHKLGRVTRRPREDGAWLWQAVGAEP